A region from the Triticum urartu cultivar G1812 chromosome 1, Tu2.1, whole genome shotgun sequence genome encodes:
- the LOC125512390 gene encoding protein ALTERED XYLOGLUCAN 9: MVSAAAQVGVLAACVVLFVPMGLAGWHLSRNKVLFFSGALFVSLAVGVHLSPYLPSLPHLLVSSFHPLRPAAPSSSSSASCISVLHRVSWADAEPHGGGRAWSWPPSLAATCGFARLTRDDASTLLNGSWVMVAGDSQARLLVLALLRLLLDPAAAAAAEPELFRRHSDYHAAVPARGISVDFIWAPFESNLTRLLREDLRLAPRTPDVLVLGSGLWHMLHVTDAPQYGEALASIADAANSLRSPLPVPPPHMFWLGLPRLVNPMLNTDAKKEHMNDTMLQAYDREVDERCILRRDGGPFRLLDVGKLSRGCEQQCTADGMHYNGVVYDAVMHIMLNALVIESQQRI, from the coding sequence ATGGTTTCCGCCGCGGCGCAGGTGGGCGTGCTGGCGGCGTGCGTGGTGCTCTTCGTCCCCATGGGGCTCGCCGGCTGGCACCTCAGCCGCAACAAGGTGCTCTTCTTCTCCGGCGCGCTCTTCGTCTCCCTGGCCGTCGGGGTCCACCTCTCCCCGTACCTCCCCTCGCTGCCCCACCTCCTCGTCTCCTCCTTCCACCCCCTCCGCCCCGCtgccccgtcctcctcctcctccgcctcctgcATCTCCGTCCTGCACCGCGTGTCGTGGGCGGACGCCGAGCCCCACGGCGGGGGCCGCGCCTGGTCGTGGCCGCCCTCGCTCGCCGCCACCTGCGGCTTCGCACGGCTGACGCGGGACGACGCCTCAACCCTGCTCAACGGCTCCTGGGTCATGGTGGCCGGGGACTCGCAGGCGCGCCTGCTCGTGCTCGCGCTGCTGCGCCTCCTGCTCGACCCGGCCGCCGCAGCGGCCGCGGAGCCGGAGCTGTTCCGCCGCCACAGCGACTACCACGCTGCCGTGCCGGCGCGGGGCATCTCCGTGGATTTCATATGGGCGCCCTTCGAGAGCAACCTCACGCGTCTGCTTCGCGAGGATCTCCGCCTGGCGCCGCGCACCCCCGACGTGCTCGTGCTCGGATCCGGCCTCTGGCACATGCTCCATGTCACCGACGCCCCGCAGTACGGCGAAGCATTGGCGTCCATTGCTGATGCGGCCAACTCCCTCCGCTCGCCACTCCCCGTGCCACCGCCGCACATGTTCTGGCTCGGCCTGCCGCGGCTTGTCAACCCTATGCTCAACACTGATGCCAAGAAGGAGCATATGAACGACACAATGCTGCAAGCCTATGACCGTGAGGTTGATGAGAGGTGTATCTTGCGCCGTGATGGTGGCCCATTCCGGCTGCTAGATGTGGGAAAGCTCTCCCGGGGATGTGAGCAGCAATGCACGGCCGACGGGATGCATTACAACGGCGTGGTGTATGATGCTGTCATGCATATCATGCTCAATGCTTTAGTGATTGAGTCGCAACAAAGGATCTGA
- the LOC125512397 gene encoding transcription factor MYB87-like — protein MVKKGKWSREEDDLLKKHIEKYGIGRSWQALAETLGLQRCGRGCRARWLNYLRPGLKHGNFTPAEESIICEMYSKRGSCWSVIAAQLPGRTDLAVKNYWNGTISKRFHWASSAAAARRRRSVHRPSSSTTSDATKPEELALVVHGEGSSTTGSSCYAGGFVDARVLAGSLPLVQAQPPLAAGGWKAAKEEVGETVPIERKPAVAPAPLPENAPALPGDEAGAVDMVCAPMTAIPLASMEPDDMPWIDGFDEIDSFLPWFDD, from the exons ATGGTGAAGAAGGGGAAGTGGTCCAGGGAAGAGGATGACTTGTTGAAAAAACACATTGAGAAGTATGGCATTGGCCGTAGTTGGCAGGCATTGGCTGAAACCCTAG GGCTTCAGCGTTGCGGTCGGGGTTGCCGAGCGCGGTGGCTGAACTACCTCCGGCCGGGACTGAAGCACGGCAACTTCACGCCGGCAGAGGAGAGCATCATCTGTGAGATGTACAGCAAGAGGGGAAGCTG CTGGTCCGTCATCGCCGCCCAGCTCCCCGGGAGGACGGACCTCGCCGTCAAGAACTACTGGAACGGCACCATCTCCAAGAGGTTCCACTGGGCGAGCAGCGCGGCGGCCGCGCGCCGCAGGCGCAGCGTCCACCGCCCCTCCTCCAGCACGACGTCGGACGCCACCAAGCCGGAGGAGCTCGCGCTGGTCGTCCACGGCGAGGGGAGCTCCACGACAGGATCGTCATGCTATGCCGGCGGCTTCGTGGACGCCCGCGTCCTGGCCGGCTCACTGCCGCTCGTGCAAGCGCAGCCACCGCTGGCGGCCGGCGGCTGGAAAGCGGCGAAAGAAGAGGTCGGTGAGACGGTGCCGATTGAGAGGAAGCCGGCCGTGGCGCCTGCGCCTCTGCCAGAGAATGCACCGGCGCTGCCTGGTGATGAGGCCGGTGCGGTGGACATGGTCTGCGCCCCCATGACTGCGATCCCCCTGGCGTCCATGGAGCCGGACGACATGCCTTGGATTGACGGTTTCGACGAGATCGACAGCTTCCTGCCCTGGTTCGATGACTAG